In one Kiritimatiellales bacterium genomic region, the following are encoded:
- a CDS encoding rhomboid family intramembrane serine protease, which translates to MQNRSIETAGSPTDMTFGVQMIILLNVAVYILEVFFGFPFRHWLALHASWWESGSVWQLLSYQFVHQGFGHLLSNMLGIYFLGPETERTIGTNRFLALYLISGLLGGLGWSLLSPPYHQCIGASGAVFGVLGAYAALYPHRELVIIFFPFMPVKAWIFVLILGAYEFFNTLSGQGGYVANSAHLSGGIAGYIYATIIGRPDILRRIKDRFKPLDKDAFVSRAEIDRILDKAARYGMHSLTRAEREALKHARER; encoded by the coding sequence ATGCAAAACAGATCCATAGAAACTGCCGGCAGCCCGACCGATATGACTTTCGGCGTGCAGATGATCATTCTGCTCAACGTTGCCGTTTATATACTGGAAGTATTTTTCGGTTTTCCATTCCGGCACTGGCTTGCGCTTCACGCCAGCTGGTGGGAAAGCGGCAGCGTCTGGCAGCTTCTGTCGTATCAGTTTGTTCATCAGGGCTTCGGGCATCTGCTGTCCAATATGCTCGGAATTTATTTTCTCGGGCCGGAAACCGAACGAACCATCGGCACCAACCGTTTTCTGGCGCTCTATCTTATCAGCGGACTTCTCGGCGGACTCGGCTGGTCGCTGCTCTCTCCGCCGTATCATCAGTGTATCGGCGCATCCGGCGCGGTGTTCGGTGTGCTCGGCGCTTATGCCGCGCTTTATCCGCACCGCGAACTCGTCATCATCTTTTTTCCGTTTATGCCGGTCAAAGCGTGGATTTTTGTACTGATTCTCGGCGCATACGAATTTTTTAACACGCTCAGCGGACAGGGCGGCTACGTTGCCAACTCCGCGCACCTCAGCGGCGGTATCGCCGGATATATTTACGCTACCATTATCGGACGTCCCGATATTCTCCGGCGCATCAAAGACCGCTTCAAACCGCTTGATAAAGATGCCTTTGTCAGCCGCGCTGAAATTGATCGTATTCTTGATAAAGCCGCGCGCTACGGCATGCACTCTCTGACCCGCGCCGAACGTGAAGCGTTAAAACATGCGCGAGAACGGTAA
- a CDS encoding L,D-transpeptidase family protein: MADIYVRPRGSRHNRRGSGPVIAAVLILALATGGMWWFFGRSRTEKPAEATPAAQIQSKPAATTAQQPAPRTTATPPTATSSAQQLFSQAQNLTSAGKLLDARNLLSEVMAATSDESLKNNALRVQGRLNIQLLLSPGIPSPEKKNYVIQPGDSLDKIARQNKTTIELLRKMNNISGNLIYPGNTLQIPAAPFTVQVNKTGKYLDLLMNGKLFKRYIVGLGVFGKTPAGNFVTDVHQMNPDWTSPAGKVYAYGDPENILGTRWMSFKDSTRPEIRGFGIHGTSVRDSIGADTSNGCVRMLNEDIEELYMLIPRGTTMAISE; this comes from the coding sequence ATGGCTGATATTTATGTAAGACCCCGCGGCAGCAGGCACAACCGGCGCGGTTCCGGACCGGTGATTGCAGCGGTGCTGATACTCGCTCTGGCGACCGGCGGTATGTGGTGGTTTTTCGGGCGCAGCCGCACAGAAAAACCAGCGGAAGCAACGCCGGCGGCGCAAATACAATCAAAACCGGCAGCAACAACTGCACAGCAACCGGCACCCCGGACGACAGCAACACCGCCGACAGCAACATCGAGTGCGCAGCAGCTTTTCTCTCAAGCGCAAAATCTGACTTCCGCCGGGAAACTGCTCGACGCACGCAACCTGCTCAGCGAAGTGATGGCGGCAACGTCCGATGAAAGTTTGAAAAATAACGCACTGCGCGTGCAGGGACGGTTGAATATTCAACTCCTTCTATCCCCGGGCATTCCATCACCGGAAAAAAAGAATTATGTCATTCAGCCCGGCGATTCACTGGATAAGATTGCGCGGCAGAATAAAACGACAATTGAGCTGCTCCGTAAAATGAATAATATTTCCGGCAATCTGATTTATCCCGGCAACACGCTGCAGATTCCGGCGGCACCGTTCACCGTTCAGGTAAATAAAACCGGCAAATATCTCGATTTATTAATGAACGGAAAACTGTTCAAGCGTTATATCGTCGGTCTCGGCGTATTCGGCAAAACGCCGGCGGGGAATTTCGTGACAGATGTGCATCAGATGAATCCGGACTGGACATCGCCGGCAGGCAAAGTATACGCCTACGGTGATCCGGAAAATATTCTGGGTACACGCTGGATGTCATTTAAAGACAGTACCCGCCCCGAAATCCGCGGCTTTGGGATTCACGGAACATCGGTACGCGACAGCATCGGCGCCGACACCAGCAACGGCTGCGTCCGGATGCTGAACGAAGATATCGAGGAACTGTATATGCTGATCCCGCGCGGAACAACGATGGCAATCAGCGAATAA
- a CDS encoding acetyl-CoA carboxylase carboxyltransferase subunit alpha: MPPFTLPFEKPVLDLENKLNELENFSKEQDIDVSHEIERMKEKIALTRAQIYSNLTSWQKVQVARHPDRPYTRDYIKYLATDFIEIHGDRIHADDRAIIGGLAKIDGQQVMVIGSQKGRDTKSNLECNFGCAYPEGYRKALRLMKLADKFNVPILTFIDTPGAYPGVASEERHIAEAIAVNLREMFNLRVPVIVTITGEGGSGGALGLGVGDRILIMEHAYYSVISPEGCAAILFKDRAFADKSAEALKITADCLLEFKLADEKVPEPEGGAHTDHKAAAENLKAVILRHLAELKKESPEVLMNSRYEKFRHMGIFKEA, translated from the coding sequence ATGCCGCCTTTCACACTGCCTTTTGAAAAACCGGTGCTTGACCTCGAAAATAAACTGAACGAACTGGAAAATTTCAGTAAAGAGCAGGATATTGATGTGTCGCACGAAATTGAGCGGATGAAAGAAAAAATCGCGTTAACACGCGCACAGATTTACAGCAATCTGACATCGTGGCAGAAAGTACAGGTAGCGCGCCATCCCGACCGGCCGTATACGCGGGATTACATTAAATATCTGGCAACGGATTTTATCGAAATTCACGGTGACCGCATTCATGCCGATGACCGCGCCATCATCGGCGGCCTGGCAAAAATCGACGGACAGCAGGTGATGGTGATCGGCTCCCAAAAAGGACGCGACACCAAAAGCAATCTCGAGTGTAATTTCGGCTGCGCCTATCCCGAAGGCTATCGCAAAGCGCTGCGTTTGATGAAGCTTGCCGATAAATTTAATGTACCGATACTCACCTTCATCGACACACCCGGCGCGTATCCCGGCGTGGCTTCCGAAGAACGCCACATTGCCGAAGCCATCGCCGTAAACCTGCGTGAAATGTTTAATCTGCGCGTGCCGGTTATTGTTACCATCACCGGCGAAGGCGGTTCCGGCGGTGCGCTCGGGCTGGGCGTTGGCGACCGCATTCTGATTATGGAACATGCCTACTATTCCGTTATTTCACCGGAAGGCTGCGCCGCGATTTTATTTAAAGACCGTGCATTCGCGGATAAATCCGCCGAAGCGCTGAAAATCACGGCGGACTGTCTGCTTGAATTTAAACTCGCCGACGAAAAGGTACCGGAGCCCGAAGGCGGTGCGCATACCGATCACAAAGCCGCCGCCGAAAATCTTAAAGCCGTCATTCTGCGGCATCTGGCTGAGCTCAAAAAAGAATCGCCGGAAGTTCTCATGAACAGCCGTTACGAAAAATTCCGGCACATGGGTATTTTCAAAGAAGCGTAG
- a CDS encoding MBL fold metallo-hydrolase, with protein sequence MKIDTLIVGPFEENCYLIHGTENRALIVDPGYDAGRILNELRRKNLTADAYLLTHGHADHLAALHDVCTAQPAPVYLHSADGAWAFGHANQIPPYYPVPQKPAVQFIHPGAGAKFSGAGHEFTVFETPGHTPGCICFYFEKEHIICTGDTLFKGSCGRTDLPGGDSRALTQSLKTLAALPPETAVYPGHGDSTTIGYEKRTNFFMQPHT encoded by the coding sequence ATGAAAATCGATACACTCATCGTCGGTCCTTTTGAAGAAAACTGCTATCTCATTCACGGCACAGAAAACCGCGCGCTGATTGTTGATCCCGGTTACGACGCCGGAAGAATTTTAAACGAACTCCGCCGGAAAAATTTAACGGCGGATGCTTATCTGCTGACGCATGGACACGCCGATCATCTTGCCGCCTTGCACGATGTTTGCACTGCGCAGCCGGCACCGGTGTATCTTCACTCCGCTGACGGAGCCTGGGCGTTTGGTCATGCAAACCAGATTCCGCCTTATTATCCTGTTCCGCAAAAACCGGCGGTGCAGTTTATTCATCCGGGCGCCGGTGCAAAATTTTCCGGCGCCGGACATGAATTTACTGTGTTTGAAACGCCGGGACACACGCCGGGGTGTATCTGTTTTTATTTTGAAAAAGAGCATATTATTTGCACCGGCGACACGCTGTTTAAAGGTTCGTGCGGACGCACCGATCTGCCCGGCGGCGACAGCCGTGCGCTGACACAATCATTAAAAACACTTGCAGCACTGCCGCCGGAAACCGCGGTGTATCCCGGGCATGGCGACAGCACTACCATCGGGTATGAGAAGCGCACAAATTTTTTTATGCAGCCGCATACATGA
- the dusB gene encoding tRNA dihydrouridine synthase DusB: MKLRPLKFGNVTFNFPVVLAPMAGYTDAAFRSVCKELGAGACYTEVTSAEGIRRDSQKTFQFLEVSKLDHPIAGHIFGKSVDAMVEAARYIEALGTFDWIDLNCGCPVRKVVRRGAGAALMKEPEQISRIVRAVKNAVSLPVSVKTRIGFSPAFPDHMTIAKIIEDAGADMIAVHGRLACNFHKGDVDFEKIAEIKQALKIPVIGNGGVLTPADAALMVQETGVDGVMIGRGAVGNPWLFDQIKQYGNGEKIKAPALADRRAVIETHLLRLVELTKITVQGRRCKTKYNAEQGACLHFRPHLAQYIKGLRGRRELMQHLNEMHDVKTVMDAVDRVIEQNEV; this comes from the coding sequence ATGAAACTCCGGCCTCTTAAATTTGGAAACGTAACGTTTAATTTTCCGGTGGTGCTGGCGCCGATGGCGGGCTACACGGATGCGGCATTCCGTTCCGTTTGCAAAGAGCTCGGCGCCGGCGCGTGTTACACCGAGGTGACGAGCGCTGAAGGCATCCGGCGCGACTCGCAAAAGACGTTTCAATTTCTTGAGGTGTCAAAACTTGATCATCCGATCGCCGGGCATATTTTCGGGAAGTCGGTTGATGCGATGGTGGAAGCGGCGCGGTACATTGAAGCGCTCGGTACGTTTGACTGGATCGATTTAAACTGCGGCTGTCCGGTGCGCAAAGTTGTCCGGCGCGGCGCCGGTGCAGCACTGATGAAAGAGCCGGAGCAGATCAGCAGAATTGTGCGCGCTGTAAAAAATGCGGTGTCGCTGCCGGTGAGTGTGAAAACGCGCATCGGCTTCAGTCCGGCGTTTCCGGATCACATGACGATTGCAAAAATTATTGAAGATGCCGGTGCGGATATGATTGCGGTGCACGGACGGCTCGCGTGCAACTTTCATAAAGGTGATGTTGATTTCGAAAAAATTGCCGAAATCAAACAGGCTTTAAAAATTCCGGTGATCGGGAATGGCGGTGTGCTTACACCGGCAGATGCGGCTCTCATGGTGCAAGAAACCGGCGTTGACGGTGTGATGATCGGTCGCGGTGCAGTTGGAAATCCATGGCTGTTTGATCAGATTAAACAGTATGGGAACGGCGAAAAAATAAAAGCTCCGGCGCTTGCAGACCGCCGCGCCGTAATTGAAACGCATTTGCTGCGGCTGGTTGAACTGACCAAAATTACGGTGCAGGGGCGCCGGTGCAAAACAAAATATAATGCAGAGCAGGGTGCGTGTCTGCATTTTCGTCCGCATCTCGCACAATACATTAAAGGGCTGCGCGGCCGCCGCGAACTGATGCAGCATTTGAATGAAATGCACGACGTAAAAACCGTAATGGATGCCGTTGACCGTGTGATAGAGCAGAATGAAGTGTGA